A stretch of Telopea speciosissima isolate NSW1024214 ecotype Mountain lineage chromosome 11, Tspe_v1, whole genome shotgun sequence DNA encodes these proteins:
- the LOC122645925 gene encoding uncharacterized protein LOC122645925 isoform X2, producing MQHKFGNIVSQSYSRGDTREFPNTTPKKPVISRRERIAISAIRSVNLFCERSMEFFKGLSEETASNERCFDLPDIQRCPFLRNINEPTSFSFSPSGFPFPRRGVTGPIFEDGPNFDMAFRLFHGQEGVVPLSGRSYSHSKNREMEPELAPQFNPLAAKAATISLSAFGPGGPFSFDSFSEKWKNQKRKSKGSDSKHEALSNEWLETGNCPIAKSYRAVSHVLPIVAKALQPPPGMKYKCPPAVVAARAALARTALAKTLRPQALPTKVLVIGVLGMAANVPLGIWREHTRKFSPSWFVAVHAAVPFIAMLRKSILMPKAAMAFTIAASILGQVIGSRAERIRLKKIAQRKELEAPGETIEGAICEPSPGEVGGITAGRCGGEKIKWDPLLLKPAGTSPADVCF from the exons ATGCAGCACAAATTTGGGAATATCGTTTCCCAAAGCTATTCCAGAGGGGATACAAGAGAATTCCCAAATACAACACCAAAGAAACCTGTAATCTCTCGGCGGGAGAGGATTGCGATTAGCGCGATTCGATCA GTTAATCTGTTCTGCGAAAGGAGCATGGAGTTCTTTAAGGGTTTAAGTGAGGAGACAGCATCAAATGAGCGATGCTTTGATCTTCCTGATATCCAGAGATGCCCATTCCTACGGAACATTAATGAACCCACAAGTTTTTCCTTTTCCCCATCGGGTTTCCCCTTTCCT AGACGGGGAGTCACAGGTCCAATTTTTGAAGATGGTCCTAACTTCGATATGGCATTTAGGCTTTTTCATGGGCAAGAGGGTGTAGTCCCACTCTCAGGGAGGTCATATTCTCATTCCAAGAATAGGGAGATGGAGCCTGAGCTTGCACCCCAGTTTAATCCCTTGGCAGCCAAAGCAGCCACTATCAGTCTCTCAGCATTTGGTCCTGGAGGGCCATTCAGCTTTGATTCCTTTTCTGAGAAATGGAAGAATCAGAAAAGGAAATCCA AGGGCAGCGACTCAAAGCATGAAGCACTGAGCAATGAATGGCTTGAGACTGGAAACTGCCCAATTGCCAAGTCTTACAGGGCTGTGAGCCATGTTCTACCAATTGTTGCAAAAGCTCTTCAACCTCCTCCAGGCATGAAATACAAGTGCCCACCGGCAGTGGTTGCTGCCCGAGCTGCCTTGGCTCGTACAGCCCTTGCGAAAACCCTCCGACCCCAGGCTTTACCAACAAAGGTACTTGTGATTGGTGTATTGGGCATGGCAGCTAATGTACCACTTGGTATATGGAGGGAGCACACCCGTAAATTCTCACCATCATGGTTTGTGGCAGTGCATGCGGCTGTGCCATTCATAGCCATGCTTAGGAAGTCTATTCTAATGCCCAAAGCAGCCATGGCTTTTACTATTGCAGCCTCAATCCTAGGTCAGGTTATAGGTTCCAGAGCTGAACGAATCCGCCTGAAAAAGATAGCTCAGAGGAAAGAGTTGGAAGCACCAGGAGAAACTATAGAAGGTGCCATTTGTGAGCCTAGTCCAGGTGAGGTTGGTGGTATTACAGCTGGACGTTGTGGTGGGGAGAAAATAAAATGGGACCCTCTTCTACTTAAGCCAGCAGGTACTTCCCCAGCTGATGTTTGTTTCTGA
- the LOC122645925 gene encoding uncharacterized protein LOC122645925 isoform X3 has translation MEFFKGLSEETASNERCFDLPDIQRCPFLRNINEPTSFSFSPSGFPFPRRGVTGPIFEDGPNFDMAFRLFHGQEGVVPLSGRSYSHSKNREMEPELAPQFNPLAAKAATISLSAFGPGGPFSFDSFSEKWKNQKRKSKSSDKQKSSSEAQGSDSKHEALSNEWLETGNCPIAKSYRAVSHVLPIVAKALQPPPGMKYKCPPAVVAARAALARTALAKTLRPQALPTKVLVIGVLGMAANVPLGIWREHTRKFSPSWFVAVHAAVPFIAMLRKSILMPKAAMAFTIAASILGQVIGSRAERIRLKKIAQRKELEAPGETIEGAICEPSPGEVGGITAGRCGGEKIKWDPLLLKPAGTSPADVCF, from the exons ATGGAGTTCTTTAAGGGTTTAAGTGAGGAGACAGCATCAAATGAGCGATGCTTTGATCTTCCTGATATCCAGAGATGCCCATTCCTACGGAACATTAATGAACCCACAAGTTTTTCCTTTTCCCCATCGGGTTTCCCCTTTCCT AGACGGGGAGTCACAGGTCCAATTTTTGAAGATGGTCCTAACTTCGATATGGCATTTAGGCTTTTTCATGGGCAAGAGGGTGTAGTCCCACTCTCAGGGAGGTCATATTCTCATTCCAAGAATAGGGAGATGGAGCCTGAGCTTGCACCCCAGTTTAATCCCTTGGCAGCCAAAGCAGCCACTATCAGTCTCTCAGCATTTGGTCCTGGAGGGCCATTCAGCTTTGATTCCTTTTCTGAGAAATGGAAGAATCAGAAAAGGAAATCCAAATCATCCGACAAGCAGAAATCTTCTTCAGAAGCACAG GGCAGCGACTCAAAGCATGAAGCACTGAGCAATGAATGGCTTGAGACTGGAAACTGCCCAATTGCCAAGTCTTACAGGGCTGTGAGCCATGTTCTACCAATTGTTGCAAAAGCTCTTCAACCTCCTCCAGGCATGAAATACAAGTGCCCACCGGCAGTGGTTGCTGCCCGAGCTGCCTTGGCTCGTACAGCCCTTGCGAAAACCCTCCGACCCCAGGCTTTACCAACAAAGGTACTTGTGATTGGTGTATTGGGCATGGCAGCTAATGTACCACTTGGTATATGGAGGGAGCACACCCGTAAATTCTCACCATCATGGTTTGTGGCAGTGCATGCGGCTGTGCCATTCATAGCCATGCTTAGGAAGTCTATTCTAATGCCCAAAGCAGCCATGGCTTTTACTATTGCAGCCTCAATCCTAGGTCAGGTTATAGGTTCCAGAGCTGAACGAATCCGCCTGAAAAAGATAGCTCAGAGGAAAGAGTTGGAAGCACCAGGAGAAACTATAGAAGGTGCCATTTGTGAGCCTAGTCCAGGTGAGGTTGGTGGTATTACAGCTGGACGTTGTGGTGGGGAGAAAATAAAATGGGACCCTCTTCTACTTAAGCCAGCAGGTACTTCCCCAGCTGATGTTTGTTTCTGA
- the LOC122645927 gene encoding NADPH-dependent aldehyde reductase-like protein, chloroplastic translates to MEEEASNTPKLPLHGRVAIVTGASRGIGREIALHLASLGANLVLNYNSSSTQADLLANEIINSSSDSQAITVQADVSDPLQVKKLFDEAEKAFNTNPHILVTSAGVLNPQFPTIANTTVEDWDTIFNINTRGTFLCCQEAANRLTRGGGGRIITVSSSVVGRNPPGFAAYAASKAAVDTMTRILAKELKGTTITANSVAPGPTATDMFLVGRSEEEVKGAVEGTPLGRIGETKDIAPLVGFLASDAGEWINGQVIRINGGFVV, encoded by the coding sequence atggaagaagaagcatCAAACACACCCAAGCTTCCTCTTCATGGAAGGGTGGCAATTGTAACAGGCGCCTCTCGCGGCATCGGCCGGGAAATCGCTCTCCACCTCGCTTCCCTCGGAGCTAATCTTGTCCTCAATTACAATTCCTCTTCCACCCAAGCTGACCTCCTTGCCAATGAGATCATCAACTCATCCTCTGATTCTCAAGCAATCACAGTTCAGGCTGATGTATCTGATCCATTGCAAGTAAAGAAACTCTTTGATGAGGCAGAGAAGGCTTTCAACACAAATCCCCACATCTTAGTCACCTCAGCTGGGGTATTAAACCCCCAATTTCCAACTATAGCCAATACTACAGTAGAAGATTGGGACACAATATTTAATATCAATACAAGAGGTACCTTCTTATGTTGTCAAGAAGCGGCTAATCGATTGACACGCGGCGGAGGCGGACGGATTATAACGGTATCATCATCGGTGGTTGGTCGGAATCCGCCGGGATTTGCTGCTTATGCTGCTTCAAAGGCTGCGGTGGACACTATGACTAGGATTTTGGCTAAGGAATTAAAGGGTACAACAATAACTGCTAATTCTGTGGCACCGGGGCCTACAGCTACAGATATGTTTTTGGTTGGAAGAAGTGAGGAGGAAGTTAAAGGGGCAGTTGAGGGAACCCCATTGGGAAGAATTGGGGAGACCAAGGATATAGCCCCTTTGGTTGGTTTCTTGGCTTCTGATGCTGGTGAGTGGATCAATGGTCAAGTCATTCGGATCAATGGTGGATTTGttgtttga
- the LOC122645925 gene encoding uncharacterized protein LOC122645925 isoform X1 encodes MQHKFGNIVSQSYSRGDTREFPNTTPKKPVISRRERIAISAIRSVNLFCERSMEFFKGLSEETASNERCFDLPDIQRCPFLRNINEPTSFSFSPSGFPFPRRGVTGPIFEDGPNFDMAFRLFHGQEGVVPLSGRSYSHSKNREMEPELAPQFNPLAAKAATISLSAFGPGGPFSFDSFSEKWKNQKRKSKSSDKQKSSSEAQGSDSKHEALSNEWLETGNCPIAKSYRAVSHVLPIVAKALQPPPGMKYKCPPAVVAARAALARTALAKTLRPQALPTKVLVIGVLGMAANVPLGIWREHTRKFSPSWFVAVHAAVPFIAMLRKSILMPKAAMAFTIAASILGQVIGSRAERIRLKKIAQRKELEAPGETIEGAICEPSPGEVGGITAGRCGGEKIKWDPLLLKPAGTSPADVCF; translated from the exons ATGCAGCACAAATTTGGGAATATCGTTTCCCAAAGCTATTCCAGAGGGGATACAAGAGAATTCCCAAATACAACACCAAAGAAACCTGTAATCTCTCGGCGGGAGAGGATTGCGATTAGCGCGATTCGATCA GTTAATCTGTTCTGCGAAAGGAGCATGGAGTTCTTTAAGGGTTTAAGTGAGGAGACAGCATCAAATGAGCGATGCTTTGATCTTCCTGATATCCAGAGATGCCCATTCCTACGGAACATTAATGAACCCACAAGTTTTTCCTTTTCCCCATCGGGTTTCCCCTTTCCT AGACGGGGAGTCACAGGTCCAATTTTTGAAGATGGTCCTAACTTCGATATGGCATTTAGGCTTTTTCATGGGCAAGAGGGTGTAGTCCCACTCTCAGGGAGGTCATATTCTCATTCCAAGAATAGGGAGATGGAGCCTGAGCTTGCACCCCAGTTTAATCCCTTGGCAGCCAAAGCAGCCACTATCAGTCTCTCAGCATTTGGTCCTGGAGGGCCATTCAGCTTTGATTCCTTTTCTGAGAAATGGAAGAATCAGAAAAGGAAATCCAAATCATCCGACAAGCAGAAATCTTCTTCAGAAGCACAG GGCAGCGACTCAAAGCATGAAGCACTGAGCAATGAATGGCTTGAGACTGGAAACTGCCCAATTGCCAAGTCTTACAGGGCTGTGAGCCATGTTCTACCAATTGTTGCAAAAGCTCTTCAACCTCCTCCAGGCATGAAATACAAGTGCCCACCGGCAGTGGTTGCTGCCCGAGCTGCCTTGGCTCGTACAGCCCTTGCGAAAACCCTCCGACCCCAGGCTTTACCAACAAAGGTACTTGTGATTGGTGTATTGGGCATGGCAGCTAATGTACCACTTGGTATATGGAGGGAGCACACCCGTAAATTCTCACCATCATGGTTTGTGGCAGTGCATGCGGCTGTGCCATTCATAGCCATGCTTAGGAAGTCTATTCTAATGCCCAAAGCAGCCATGGCTTTTACTATTGCAGCCTCAATCCTAGGTCAGGTTATAGGTTCCAGAGCTGAACGAATCCGCCTGAAAAAGATAGCTCAGAGGAAAGAGTTGGAAGCACCAGGAGAAACTATAGAAGGTGCCATTTGTGAGCCTAGTCCAGGTGAGGTTGGTGGTATTACAGCTGGACGTTGTGGTGGGGAGAAAATAAAATGGGACCCTCTTCTACTTAAGCCAGCAGGTACTTCCCCAGCTGATGTTTGTTTCTGA